Proteins found in one Bicyclus anynana chromosome 26, ilBicAnyn1.1, whole genome shotgun sequence genomic segment:
- the LOC112045706 gene encoding gastrula zinc finger protein XlCGF49.1: MDSSVALASQPVEEIVIKCEVIEISDEEPGSEEPKKKRRKRVAPKSPQSCEQCGKVFQTGYELKKHRRTHTGERPYMCTTCGKTYTQLGHLSIHSLSHKGIKNFNCSECGASFYRKADLDRHEKVHTGEKPHQCEICSKSFTQKNNLVMHFKMHLGEKPHQCEVCNKRFLTRSKMVLHSKKHDKERKKKEIISHHV, translated from the exons ATGGATTCATCTGTGGCTCTAGCCAGCCAGCCTGTGGAAGAGATAGTCATAAAGTGTGAAGTCATAGAGATATCTGACGAGGAGCCAGGATCGGAAGAACCAAAAAA GAAGCGTCGTAAGCGAGTGGCGCCCAAGTCGCCGCAGTCTTGCGAGCAGTGCGGCAAGGTGTTCCAGACGGGCTACGAGCTGAAGAAGCACAGGCGCACGCACACCGGCGAGCGGCCCTACATGTGCACGACCTGCGGGAAGACGTACACACAGCTCGGACATCTCAGTATACACAGTTTATCACATAAGG GTATAAAGAACTTCAACTGCTCGGAGTGCGGGGCGTCGTTCTACCGCAAGGCGGACCTGGACCGGCACGAGAAGGTGCACACGGGCGAGAAGCCGCACCAGTGCGAGATCTGCTCCAAGAGCTTCACGCAGAAGAACAACCTCGTCATGCACTTCAAGATGCACCTGGGCGAGAAGCCGCACCAGTGCGAAGTTTGCAACAAGAG attCCTCACAAGAAGCAAGATGGTGCTGCATTCAAAGAAGCACGACaaagagagaaagaagaaaGAGATCATTAGCCATCATGTATAA
- the LOC112045720 gene encoding uncharacterized protein LOC112045720 encodes MLKVTAIVSLLLIASRADPSRHKREGAPSVDFDSGSTLWAASLSCDSCGSECAAACGTRHFRSCCFNYLRRKRGPGPGPDSMKLPQNFHEFKPEGVQKSKISVFGAEDMPDFWGRMVPSDYRFYPFDDTLENRLQAMYDA; translated from the exons ATGTTGAAAGTTACCGCCATAGTGTCACTATTACTTATTG CCTCTCGCGCGGATCCTAGCCGACATAAAAGGGAAGGTGCGCCATCTGTCGACTTTGACTCAG GCAGCACCCTGTGGGCCGCCAGCCTGTCGTGCGACTCGTGCGGCAGCGAGTGTGCGGCGGCGTGCGGCACGCGCCACTTCCGCTCCTGCTGCTTCAACTACTTGCGCCGGAAGCGGGGCCCTGGACCCGGACCCGACTCCATGAAG ttgCCTCAAAATTTCCACGAGTTCAAGCCCGAGGGTGTACAGAAGTCTAAAATATCAGTGTTCGGTGCTGAAGACATGCCAGATTTCTGGGGCCGCATGGTGCCGAGCGATTATAGATTCTATCCCTTTGACGATACGCTCGAGAACAGACTGCAGGCTATGTACGACGCGTAA